GCTGCTGCGCCAGGCGCTGGAGCGCTAGAGAGGACCTGGAGAGATTCGTGGGCAGGGATCAGGATCGGCGATACCGGCCATGAGGCGAGCATGACGAGAGGGGGCGAGCATCTCCCGCAGCACCTGCTGGACGCCTACGTCGATGGCGAGCTGGTGGGCGAGGCGCGCGGGCAGGTCGTGGAGCACCTGGAGGCGTGTGCGGCGTGCCGTGAGGCGGCCGGCCAGGCGGCAGCGCTCGTGGCCCGGTTGCGGGCGCTGCCGGCCGAGGTGATGCCCGCCCAGGATTTGCTGCCCGCAATACACGCGCGCCTGGGCTGGCGCAGCCGCATGAATCGCGGGCTGGCCACCCTCGGGCAGCGCCCGCTCCGGTCGCTGGCCTACCCGCTGGCCGCCGCCGCCCTGGCCGCCATGGCCCTGTCCTCGGCGCTCACCCTGATGCTGCTGCGCGAACGCCTCGAGCCGGTCCTGGCGACGTCGCCCCTTCCAGGCGTCAGGTCCCGGACAAGCGACGTCGCCCTCTTCCAGCTCCGGGCCGTTCTCCCGGACTACGAGCATGCTGCCGCCGAGCTGCGCGCCGTGCTGGAGGGGCAGAAGGTGGGGCTGGCGCCCGCGACTGTGGCGCTGGTCGAGGAGAATCTGCGCGTGGTCGACGCGGCGATCCTCGAGACGCTGGCGGCGCTGGCCATGGACCCCGGGAACCGGATCCTGACGGAAATGGTGGTGGCCGCCTATGCGACCAGGCTGGATTTGCTGCGCCGCGCCACGGCACTCGAGGCCCGGAGCTGATGCTGGTGGCGAACCACTAGGAGACGAATGAGGATACTGGCCGGCACGGTGCTGTTGGCACTGGCTGTGGGCAGTCCGGCCACGGCCCAGCGCAGCGTGGACCAGCGGCGGCCGGCGGCGCGCGATGCCGCGGTGAGCATCTACATGCTGCGCGGCTCGGTGCGCGTCGTCGGCTGGGCCGTGGACAGTGTGGTGGTCACGGGAGCCGTGGCGGAGGGCCCCGGCCAGCTCTTTCTGGGTGGCAGCCGCCGGGGTCTCAAGCTGGGCGTCTGGGGCCAGGGCAAGGAGCTGGAGCCGCAGGCGGCGGACCTCGAGGT
The sequence above is a segment of the Gemmatimonadota bacterium genome. Coding sequences within it:
- a CDS encoding zf-HC2 domain-containing protein — translated: MTRGGEHLPQHLLDAYVDGELVGEARGQVVEHLEACAACREAAGQAAALVARLRALPAEVMPAQDLLPAIHARLGWRSRMNRGLATLGQRPLRSLAYPLAAAALAAMALSSALTLMLLRERLEPVLATSPLPGVRSRTSDVALFQLRAVLPDYEHAAAELRAVLEGQKVGLAPATVALVEENLRVVDAAILETLAALAMDPGNRILTEMVVAAYATRLDLLRRATALEARS